One window from the genome of Osmerus eperlanus chromosome 3, fOsmEpe2.1, whole genome shotgun sequence encodes:
- the pla1a gene encoding phospholipase A1 member A isoform X1: MKTVTLLIIAALYITNVVLGESQNSPSGCADFSNTTWLEYRQGSKLQVHYLLFTRRNAYCPSVFSQDSLNSTHTLFNPFLPTKVIVHGYRALGTKPSWVSVLARALLDVQDVNVVVVDWVYGASFAYNLVVENYKEVAVRISVLINQLQNHGCKLESFHFIGVSLGAHVAGFVGTLFEGKLGRITGLDPAGPMFKGADTFDRLDPSDALFVDAIHTDSDYFGISIPVGHVDFFLNGGMDQAGCARSRFASILVYFPVYGYVICDHMRALHVYISALNGSCPLIGIPCSSYEDFLEGKCLDCKGVLNGTCPQIGLSDNSGITVSPPPREQRLFLLTTAVPPFCAHHILVELEVSPLDKSAEVEVALGTQGLPLTEQRLRLETGRTVYRRVVAHPMPLCEINSILLKNTGARFYRQGDIHFVSVCLLEIPYLRKEEPVCVKNVAVRRVVPWAHDLVQVCGST; encoded by the exons ATGAAAACTGTCACACTACTCATCATTGCGGCACTCTACATTACTAATGTGGTGTTAG GAGAATCCCAGAACAGCCCCTCAGGCTGTGCTGACTTCAGCAACACCACATGGCTGGAGTACAGGCAGGGCTCCAAGCTGCAGGTGCACTACCTGCTTTTCACACGCAGAAATGCATACTGCCCAAGCGTCTTCAGCCAGGACTCCctcaacagcacacacactctcttcaacCCTTTTCTGCCAACCAAAGTCATTGTCCATGGATACAG GGCTCTGGGCACCAAGCCGTCGTGGGTGAGTGTGCTGGCGCGAGCGCTGCTGGATGTCCAGGATGTgaacgtggtggtggtggactgGGTGTACGGAGCCTCCTTCGCCTACAACCTGGTGGTAGAAAACTACAAGGAGGTGGCGGTACGGATCTCTGTCCTCATCAACCAGCTGCAG AATCATGGATGCAAACTGGAGTCCTTCCATTTTATTGGTGTTAGTCTGGGAGCACATGTGGCAGGGTTCGTAGGAACCTTGTTTGAGGGGAAGCTGGGAAGAATTACAG GTCTGGATCCAGCTGGCCCAATGTTTAAGGGAGCAGACACCTTTGACCGCCTTGACCCCTCAGATGCACTGTTTGTGGACGCCATCCATACAGACTCTGACT ACTTTGGTATCTCCATCCCAGTTGGCCATGTTGACTTCTTCTTGAACGGCGGGATGGACCAAGCTGGGTGTGCTCGGTCCAGGTTTGCTTCAA TTCTTGTGTATTTTCCAGTGTATGGCTATGTGATATGTGACCACATGAGGGCGCTGCATGTCTACATAAGTGCCCTTAATGGCTCGTGCCCATTGATCGGCATTCCCTGCTCAAGTTATGAAGACTTCCTCGAAGGCAAATGTTTGGACTGCAAGGGTGTCCTTAATGGCACCTGTCCACAAATAG GGTTATCAGACAACAGTGGGATaacagtctctcctcctcccagagaaCAAAGACTTTTCCTCCTCACAACGGCAGTCCCCCCTTTCTGTG cACACCACATCCTGGTGGAGTTGGAGGTGTCTCCCCTGGACAAGAGTGCTGAGGTGGAGGTGGCTCTTGGCACTCAGGGTCTGCCTCTGACAGAGCAGAGACTCAGATT agagaCAGGCCGTACAGTGTACAGGAGAGTGGTAGCCCACCCCATGCCTTTGTGTGAGATCAACTCCATCCTGCTGAAGAACACGGGTGCTCGGTTCTACAGACAGGGAGATATCCACTTTGTGTCGGTGTGCTTGTTGGAAATTCCCTACCTCAG GAAGGaggagccagtgtgtgtgaagaACGTTGCTGTACGACGAGTAGTTCCGTGGGCCCATGACTTGGTGCAGGTGTGTGGGAGCACCTGA
- the pla1a gene encoding phospholipase A1 member A isoform X2 has protein sequence MKTVTLLIIAALYITNVVLGESQNSPSGCADFSNTTWLEYRQGSKLQVHYLLFTRRNAYCPSVFSQDSLNSTHTLFNPFLPTKVIVHGYRALGTKPSWVSVLARALLDVQDVNVVVVDWVYGASFAYNLVVENYKEVAVRISVLINQLQNHGCKLESFHFIGVSLGAHVAGFVGTLFEGKLGRITGLDPAGPMFKGADTFDRLDPSDALFVDAIHTDSDYFGISIPVGHVDFFLNGGMDQAGCARSRFASMYGYVICDHMRALHVYISALNGSCPLIGIPCSSYEDFLEGKCLDCKGVLNGTCPQIGLSDNSGITVSPPPREQRLFLLTTAVPPFCAHHILVELEVSPLDKSAEVEVALGTQGLPLTEQRLRLETGRTVYRRVVAHPMPLCEINSILLKNTGARFYRQGDIHFVSVCLLEIPYLRKEEPVCVKNVAVRRVVPWAHDLVQVCGST, from the exons ATGAAAACTGTCACACTACTCATCATTGCGGCACTCTACATTACTAATGTGGTGTTAG GAGAATCCCAGAACAGCCCCTCAGGCTGTGCTGACTTCAGCAACACCACATGGCTGGAGTACAGGCAGGGCTCCAAGCTGCAGGTGCACTACCTGCTTTTCACACGCAGAAATGCATACTGCCCAAGCGTCTTCAGCCAGGACTCCctcaacagcacacacactctcttcaacCCTTTTCTGCCAACCAAAGTCATTGTCCATGGATACAG GGCTCTGGGCACCAAGCCGTCGTGGGTGAGTGTGCTGGCGCGAGCGCTGCTGGATGTCCAGGATGTgaacgtggtggtggtggactgGGTGTACGGAGCCTCCTTCGCCTACAACCTGGTGGTAGAAAACTACAAGGAGGTGGCGGTACGGATCTCTGTCCTCATCAACCAGCTGCAG AATCATGGATGCAAACTGGAGTCCTTCCATTTTATTGGTGTTAGTCTGGGAGCACATGTGGCAGGGTTCGTAGGAACCTTGTTTGAGGGGAAGCTGGGAAGAATTACAG GTCTGGATCCAGCTGGCCCAATGTTTAAGGGAGCAGACACCTTTGACCGCCTTGACCCCTCAGATGCACTGTTTGTGGACGCCATCCATACAGACTCTGACT ACTTTGGTATCTCCATCCCAGTTGGCCATGTTGACTTCTTCTTGAACGGCGGGATGGACCAAGCTGGGTGTGCTCGGTCCAGGTTTGCTTCAA TGTATGGCTATGTGATATGTGACCACATGAGGGCGCTGCATGTCTACATAAGTGCCCTTAATGGCTCGTGCCCATTGATCGGCATTCCCTGCTCAAGTTATGAAGACTTCCTCGAAGGCAAATGTTTGGACTGCAAGGGTGTCCTTAATGGCACCTGTCCACAAATAG GGTTATCAGACAACAGTGGGATaacagtctctcctcctcccagagaaCAAAGACTTTTCCTCCTCACAACGGCAGTCCCCCCTTTCTGTG cACACCACATCCTGGTGGAGTTGGAGGTGTCTCCCCTGGACAAGAGTGCTGAGGTGGAGGTGGCTCTTGGCACTCAGGGTCTGCCTCTGACAGAGCAGAGACTCAGATT agagaCAGGCCGTACAGTGTACAGGAGAGTGGTAGCCCACCCCATGCCTTTGTGTGAGATCAACTCCATCCTGCTGAAGAACACGGGTGCTCGGTTCTACAGACAGGGAGATATCCACTTTGTGTCGGTGTGCTTGTTGGAAATTCCCTACCTCAG GAAGGaggagccagtgtgtgtgaagaACGTTGCTGTACGACGAGTAGTTCCGTGGGCCCATGACTTGGTGCAGGTGTGTGGGAGCACCTGA
- the hsd3b1 gene encoding hydroxy-delta-5-steroid dehydrogenase, 3 beta- and steroid delta-isomerase 1, which produces MSLRGEVCVVTGAGGFLGERLVRLLLEEERLAEIRLLDKHFRPQLTQALEDCRGETKVSVFEGDIRDSNLLRRACQGASLVFHTASLIDVIGTVEYSELHGVNVKGTQLLLEMCVQENVASFIYTSSIEVAGPNPRGDPIINGDEDTPYTSSLKFPYSRTKEEAERVTLQAQHEVLQNGGRLATCALRPMYIYGEGCRFLLGHMADGIKNGDVLYRTSLPEARVNPVYVGNAALGHLQAARSLKDPQKRGTVGGNIYYIADDTPPVSYSDFNHAVMSSLGFRIQERHVLPLPLLYLICFLLETLQALLHPFTRFVPPLNRQLLTMLNTAFSFSYRKAQRDLGYSPKFSWEEARGRTTDWLASQLPKERARIKGK; this is translated from the exons ATGTCTCTGAGaggcgaggtgtgtgtggtgacaggGGCGGGTGGATtcctgggggagaggttagTCCGGCTACTCCTGGAAGAAGAGAGACTTGCAGAGATCCGACTGTTGGACAAACACTTCAGACCCCAGCTCACACAGGCTCTGGAAG ATTGCAGAGGTGAGACAAAGGTGAGTGTTTTTGAGGGGGACATTCGGGACAGTAATCTTCTGAGGAGAGCGTGCCAGGGAGCTTCCCTGGTATTCCACACTGCATCCCTTATCGACGTCATTGGGACTGTGGAGTACAGTGAGCTCCATGGGGTCAACGTCAAAG GGACCCAGCTACTCCTGGAGATGTGTGTCCAGGAGAACGTGGCCTCCTTCATCTACACAAGCAGCATTGAGGTGGCCGGGCCCAATCCCAGGGGCGATCCCATTATCAACGGTGACGAGGACACCCCTTACACATCCTCCCTGAAGTTTCCCTACAGCAGAACCAAGGAAGAGGCTGAGCGTGTCACATTACAAGCCCAGCACGAAGTGCTCCAGAACGGGGGCCGGCTGGCCACCTGCGCCCTCAGGCCCATGTACATCTACGGCGAGGGCTGCCGCTTCCTGCTGGGCCACATGGCTGACGGGATCAAGAACGGGGACGTGCTGTATCGCACCTCGCTTCCAGAGGCCCGCGTCAACCCCGTGTATGTGGGAAACGCGGCACTCGGCCACCTCCAGGCAGCCCGCAGCCTCAAGGACCCCCAGAAAAGAGGCACCGTCGGAGGTAACATCTACTACATCGCAGACGACACACCTCCAGTCAGCTATTCTGACTTTAACCACGCCGTGATGTCATCACTCGGGTTCCGCATTCAGGAACGGCACGTTCTGCCGctgcccctcctctacctcatcTGCTTCCTACTGGAGACGCTGCAGGCGCTGCTCCACCCCTTCACACGCTTTGTCCCGCCCCTGAACCGCCAGCTGCTCACCATGCTGAACACAGCCTTCAGCTTCTCCTATCGCAAGGCTCAGAGGGACCTCGGCTACTCCCCCAAGTTCAGCTGGGAGGAGGCTCGAGGGCGCACCACCGACTGGCTTGCTTCCCAGCTGCCCAAGGAGAGAGCTCGAATAAAGGGCAAATAG